The nucleotide sequence AGCAATTGGCAAAATGACTATGCCCGTAAAGTCGAAGACTACGCGGCTTTAGGCATTCCCGAATATTGGATTGCAGATTACGCAGGCTTAGGTGGTATTCGGCACATTGGGAAGCCCAAACAACCTACCCTTTCTATCTGTACGTTAGTGGATGAAGAGTATGAAATTCAGTTGCTCCGAGGCAATGAGACTATCGCCTCTGCTACATTCCCTGGTCTGAACCTGACGGCTGAACAAGTGTTGAAGGCTGATAGGTAACATCGCCACTGTAGCGTATTACAAGCTGGCTTGCTCACTTACGTTATTAAAACGCCACTGCACCCATTACTCAGGCAGAGCCGTAATCTTAAACACAAGTTAGGTTGCTGCCGTTCTTAATTTTTGTTGGTGAAATTGGGAGGTGCTAGCCGCATGACCATCGTTACCATTCGAAAAGCCCTGGAATCCGATGCATCGGAGATAGCTCGTATACACGTCGAGTCTTGGAAGGGTGCTTATAAGGGATTGATGCCGGACGATGTACTCGATGCATTGAACGTCTCTTCAAAGACGGAAGCGTGGAAAAGCCTACTTACTAATCCAGAGAATCATAGCTACGTCGCAGAGGTGAACAGTTCAACTGCCGGGTTTGCGTCCTTGTGCGCATGCCGTGACCCGGACAAGAACAGTATAACGGTTGGCGAAATCGCTGCTATATATGTTCACCCGAGCAATTGGCGGCTAGGATACGGCTCGAGACTAATCGCAAAAGCCTTTGAGTTTTTTCGTGGCTTTGGGAATTCGG is from Synechococcus sp. PCC 7336 and encodes:
- a CDS encoding GNAT family N-acetyltransferase — encoded protein: MTIVTIRKALESDASEIARIHVESWKGAYKGLMPDDVLDALNVSSKTEAWKSLLTNPENHSYVAEVNSSTAGFASLCACRDPDKNSITVGEIAAIYVHPSNWRLGYGSRLIAKAFEFFRGFGNSEIILWVLEGNRMARDFYEKHGFLVDGESKTHPKSGLVEIRYATHIK